The genomic region AGAGTCCCCAACCAGAAGTCCGAGGGTGCAACCGCAGTTACCAAGAAACCGAAATTCGCGTCAAATCCTAAGAAACTTAAGCCAAATTCGAACAATGTTCAAAGTAAAGACGGGACAGAAAAGCcattcaaaattaaaggacCTAAAAAGGACCACCAGAAGCCGAGTGTGAAGAAGGATGGAGTGGAGGACTCCAAGAAACTAAGTCGTTTGCGCTCAAAGgttcgattttttttccttcttttcccCCCTTTTTCAGAGTGGGGATGTTGGTTTTTTCTGTATGGGGTGTGAGGTTTTGGTGGAGCTGTTAATATTAGTTGGGTGTAACACTTTTATGTTATGTGTTATTAGCTGCGAGTTGTAGCTTTGGCTCAGGTGTTCTGTCTTTGCACCTCAGCGATGTATGAGTTTGAGTATGTTGGGGCTTAGTTTCAATCTCGTGAAGCAAGACTTAGCCCTGGGCATTATTTGAGAATGAGGGATTAGGAAAATCCTCCACGTTGATTTTGCATATATTATGGAAATGACGAGTTTGAGCAAGATTTTGCTACCAGTATAAGTTACAACTGCTACGTGCTGTAGGGAATGGTGTAGTAGGAAATACTAACATTTCTTTTGTTactcaattgatttatttttcccaGGAACTAGCTGAagcaaggaaaaagaagaggaagaagcaTTACTCACTGGAACAAGTCAGTCTTACACTTTTGACCTACTCTTTCCGGTTCTGCTTTTCTGTTGCAATCTACTATCTCATTCATGGTCTGATCAAGTATGCCAAAGCTAAAAAAGTAATGGTGATTTGTGCTATGCCAATTTCCTAATAAACGAATGGTCATTTCTGCTGTTTGCACTGAGtaaaatttcttttgtattttcatgGTGAAGAATTGCATGTGACAACTTTAAAGGCAATTGTTGTTGTTCATCTAATTAGGCATGCTTTTATGCAGATCTtattatgtgatatttaacCATTTATACAGCATAGCTCTAACACTTCTATGTGTCATTCATTCATATTGGTCCCTTTGCTTTGAGTTTGCATTAATACAGATCAGTTATCTGATTTTGTCATGCACTTGTGCTTCTGCTTTCTTGGGATTTCTTTGAGTCCCTTTTGCTAAGTTATTTCCTGACCCTGCCCTATGTACCACctcttttacttatttttactaGGAGCTGGCATTGCTTTGGGAGAAGATGAGATGTCGAAATATTGCAAAAGAAGATAGATCAAAGTATGCTATTTTGTTGTGAATTTTACTAGTAAAATTCTAGCCCCATGGACTTCTTTGCACTTCGATCCATTTAATTAGAAGAAAAAGGCACTTGATGAGTTCCAGTTTTAACATAATTTGTATGTCTTAATTGTAAGGTTGGTAAGTGAAGCACTGCAAAAGATGAAGGGGAAGATTTCTGAAATTGCAAGCTCTCACGTTTCATCTCGCGTTCTTCAGGTTTCCACATCTGCACCTCCAATATATGTCCACCTACCATCATTGCCTTCTGATCTTTTTCGAATTTTTGAAGTTCCTCTGTTTATGGTAATAAATTGATTTGCTGTTTGGGGATGCAGACTTGCGTTAAACATTGTACACAAGATGAAAGAAATGCTGTGTTCATGGAGCTTCGTCCACATTTTATTGCTCTTGCAAGCAATACTTATGCAGTTCATCTTGTTACAAAGATGTTAGATCATGGTACCTTTTACCTGGAAAATCTCTCAATGTGATCTTTGAGATTGAACACCCTACCCCCTCCACTTTGGAGGTTTAGTTATGGCTGTGTTAATCTTGTTTCTCAAATCAGTCCTttatttgtattctttttcaGCACCCAAAGAACAGCTAGCAGAATTTATTTCATCGCTCCATGGTCATGTCGCTTCTCTTCTTCGACATATGGTTGGCTCTGTAGGTATGATGGCACAactttaaatttcaataatagcCCTGTAGTTCAGTCTACAGCAAGCTGGTTAACAGAATCTGCATTGTAGTTACATCACCTTGAGACATGAACTTCAGGATCCATGTAAAAAACTGATTCAAATGTGTCAAATCTTGGTTAATTGGTTGATTTTGGTTTACTAATAGCTTTGAAGAACTTAAGCCTGTGTATGCACTGTGTTGTTATAGTTATCCAAAGTGCAAGATTCGTTCTTGCTTTACATTGTAAATGTTTTACGTTGCTTGTGTTAGCAGGATTGCTTAAATGTATATAACATGCTTTTGCAGTTATTGAACATGCGTATAACCTGGGGAATGCTACTCAGAAGCAAGCTCTTCTTATGGAACTATATTCGCCGGAGCTTCAGTTATTTAAGGATTTGGTTGCAATGAAAGAGAACCGGTAATGCATTCACTTTAATATTGTGAAGTGTGTGCATCGAGATATCACTATAGTCAAatacaacgtttctttctgAACCCTGCAAGTTTTTTATTGGTGAGCGATGAAAGAATATAAGAGGGTAGTCCATTGacttaaaatcaaatttaaaattcagtTGCATGTCCTACCACATGTCTTTACGGCATTGATTGGATGTCTGAACCCTGAGAATCTGAGATGAATCAGACATGATGAGTATGTTGAAATTTCTTGATAATTCTGGATTCCTGCTTTTGGCTTGCTGTGTGCCTGGTTCACAATAGACTAATTCCATCACAGATTAGAAGATGTAATTTCCAAGTTGCAGTTGCAAAAGTCATCAGTTTTACGTCACATGACATCCGTACTCCAACCAATTCTAGAGAAAGGGATATTGGACCATTCCATTGTACACAGAGCATTAATGGAATATTTAAACATCGCAGATCAGGTACTATTTATGTTCATGGactctttctatttctttgtACTCCAGCTGCCTGAAACTTTAAGAATTCCTGTGTGTCTAATCCTTTCTGTCTAtctaaatctatttttttttaagtcttCTGCCGCAGATGTTATTCAACAGCTCTCAGGTTCGTTTCTTGTTCGGATGATCCACACCAAGGATGGATCCAGGCTCGGTATGCTCTGTATCAGGCATGGGAGTGCAAAGGTTCACCACCAATTCACAAGAAGTTTACAATAGACACAATCATTTTGATTTAGTTATACTTTGTCTCTTGTATTTGGGATATTTTGGTctgattttttcaattgttctCAAACTTCCATTACATGCTATATTCTTTTAGGAGcgaaagaaaattatcaaaggCATCAAAGGCCATGTTGACAAAATAGCTAAAGACAAGTTTGGGAGTATGGTATGACTTTGCCAGTTATTGACTCATTGCTTCTTCATTCCACTTTGCTTTCATGGGCttaaatataaacttgatgatagctttttattttaaggCGGCTAAATCAGGAAAAAGGATATAGTGGTCAGACTTTTTGTGTTTAGCTGACTTTCTGGCTCTCTGATCAATGACTATTTCAGGTACTTGTCTGCATTTTTTCAGTTGTTGATGATACAAAACTTGTGTCAAAGGTCTGGTTCCTCATATTTTAGGCTTTGGGCAAATTTTTCCTACTCCAAATATGATCCCTTCTGAGCATTCTATTCACATTCTTGCAGGTTATAATCCGTGAGCTTGAAGGGAACTTGAAAGAGCTTCTTTTGGATCAGGTTGGTTAGTAATGTAACTAGTGGCTATCCTTTTTGGAGTTCCTAATAGAGAATGCAGTTCATGCTTGGTTGTAATGTtgttgaaatttcaaaacaattttgttttggtCTCAGATAGTTTTACGTCTATTTAAACTCTGTTCCACATGCATAAAATTATCTCTGTAGTGGACATATGAGGGCGGAAAATTGCTTGGACCTAATCATATgatattgttttcttgatgCAGAATGGAAGGCGCCCTTTCCTGCAGCTTCTGCATCCTAATTGTGCACGATATTTCAGTCCTGATGATTTAACATCTTTAAGCCTACCTATTCCATCCCTGAAAAATAAGGcaacatcctcttctttttcctctttgtcCTTGGGTGTCATTATAGAATTTGAACTGCCTCTGGGGATGATGACAAGTTGAACAAGGTATTTCCGTTCTTTATTTCAGGGTGAGTCAGATGGTGGTGAAACTGTTGAAGAAGATAAGGATGGTGAAGGTGATCATTCCAATGCAAGTATACAACTAAATGAGGGTGGTAAGAAGGATTCTTTTAAGCGGAGACAGGAGTTGCTCGTCAACAGTGGGCTTGCCGAGGTTTGTACTTTATGCTGTTGCTTTCTGGGAACCTTACATTTTGTCCTCTGTGGGTGTGAGTGTTCTTGTGCTCTTT from Sesamum indicum cultivar Zhongzhi No. 13 linkage group LG3, S_indicum_v1.0, whole genome shotgun sequence harbors:
- the LOC105156863 gene encoding pumilio homolog 24 produces the protein MAAQPQKKTSQSNKRKRVPNQKSEGATAVTKKPKFASNPKKLKPNSNNVQSKDGTEKPFKIKGPKKDHQKPSVKKDGVEDSKKLSRLRSKELAEARKKKRKKHYSLEQELALLWEKMRCRNIAKEDRSKLVSEALQKMKGKISEIASSHVSSRVLQTCVKHCTQDERNAVFMELRPHFIALASNTYAVHLVTKMLDHAPKEQLAEFISSLHGHVASLLRHMVGSVVIEHAYNLGNATQKQALLMELYSPELQLFKDLVAMKENRLEDVISKLQLQKSSVLRHMTSVLQPILEKGILDHSIVHRALMEYLNIADQSSAADVIQQLSGSFLVRMIHTKDGSRLGMLCIRHGSAKERKKIIKGIKGHVDKIAKDKFGSMVLVCIFSVVDDTKLVSKVIIRELEGNLKELLLDQNGRRPFLQLLHPNCARYFSPDDLTSLSLPIPSLKNKGESDGGETVEEDKDGEGDHSNASIQLNEGGKKDSFKRRQELLVNSGLAEKLIDACGEMAEGLLRSKYGKEVIYEVATGGSDRILRPALDEKLGKFHEAIASIAAQPKPDEPEEEHILEHFHSSRTIRKLILDCPEFASTLWEKALKGKCAVWVKGHSSKVISAFLETSNSAVKELAKEELQPFIEKGDLSLPVAQ